The DNA region CCGGACAGGTCAAGCTGGTGCGCGTGATCTCCGGCGCGATCTTCGATGTCGCCGTCGATATTCGCTGGGGCTCGCCCACCTTCGGCCAGTGGTTCGGACAGATCCTTTCGGCAGAGAACTTTCTCCAGATGTACATTCCGGTTGGCTTTGCCCACGGCTTTTGTGTGCTCAGCCCCACCGCC from Herpetosiphonaceae bacterium includes:
- the rfbC gene encoding dTDP-4-dehydrorhamnose 3,5-epimerase, which produces GQVKLVRVISGAIFDVAVDIRWGSPTFGQWFGQILSAENFLQMYIPVGFAHGFCVLSPTADVAYKCSSYYSASHERGVMWNDPTIAIDWPVADPILSARDQRQPLLEEIDRDFVCHPAT